The genomic interval ATGCCGTGGTGTTCACGGGCAGCGTGCCCACGGGGCAGAAGATCGCGACGGCGGCCGCGCAGGCCTTCATTCCCGCGTTCCTCGAACTCGGCGGCAAGGACGCGGCGGTCGTGCTCGCGGGCTCGGACGTCAAGCGCGCGGCCACCAGCATTCTGCGCAGCGCGCTCTATAACTCGGGGCAGGTGTGTTACGCGATCGAGCGTGTCTATGCGCACGATTCGCTGTATGACGCGCTCGTGGAGGAACTGCGCACGCAGGCGGGCGCGATGCGCCGCAGTCTGGCCGCGGGCGACGGCGGCCACTATGGACCGATGATCTTCGAACGCCAGGCACAGATCATCGACGCGCAACTGCAGGATGCGCTCGACAAAGGCGCGTCGATCGTGCTGGGCGGCAAGAGCGACGCGGTGGACGGCGCCGTGTGGATCGACCCGACAATCGTCACGAACGTCGATCACACGATGACGATCATGACCGAAGAGACCTTCGGCCCGATCGTGCCGGTCATGCGTTTCACCGACGACCTCGAAGCGGAGCGCCTGATGAACGACTCGAATTTCGGCCTGAGCGGCGCCGTGTTCGGTCCCGACACGCACACGGCCGGCGACTTCGCCACGAAGATGGAAGCGGGCGGCGTGAGTATCAACGACACGGAACTGCCGCGCGTCATGATGTTCGACGGCGAGAAGACCGCGTTCAAGAAGTCGGGCATGGGCGGTTCGCGCTACGGCGCGACGAGCATCATGCGCTACGTTCGCAAGCGCGCGCTGCTGGCCAACGAGGGCGAAGTGGCTTCGCTGGATAAACTCGCGGAAACCACGGGCGCGTAAGACGACGTTCGAGCCCACGCAGCAAACTTCGGCGCCCCTTTTTCAAGGGGCGTTTTGCATGGGCGGCGGCGCATTTCCCAAGTCATGAAACCGCGCGGCGCGCGGCCTCCGTTCAGGCCGCGGCCGTGCCGCCTGTCTCGGGTCGGCGCGTCGTGCCGCGCAGGACGAGGCGGGTTGGGACGACCACGGGGCGCGCCGGCGTGTCGCCGCTCAGCAGCGCGACACTGCCTGCCGCGAGGGCGTCCATGTCCTGGTGAAACGTCGTGAGGTCGGCGCTTTTCCATGCCGCCATCGGCACGTCGTCGAACCCGATGACCTGGATATCGTCGGGAACCGACAAGCCGAAATCGCCGCGAATGGCGTCGAGCGCGCCGATCGCCACGAGATCGTTCACGCAGAAGATCCCGTCCGGTTTGCGTCCTCGGGCGGACAGCAGCCGGGTAGCGGCCGCATGGCCGTCTTCGTAGTTGAAGCCCGCCCCGACGATCTCGGGCTCCGGCAGCCCCAGGGCGCGCAGACGATTGACGAAACCCTTCTGGCGATCGCTTTGCACGGGGATGTCGCGCCCCGCGAGATACGCCATGCGCCGGCAGCCCGCGCGATGAAGCACGTCGGCGGCCATTGCGCCGGCTTTCAGATTGCCGGACGAGATGCAGCGCACCGTACCGATCGCGCGCGAGTTCATGGCCACGACCGGGATCTTGAACGCCTCCAGTTGCGTGGCCACCTGGCGCGAACGAATGGACAGCGTACTGATCACGCCGTCGATGCGGTAACGCGAGAGGTCGCCCACGATCTCGTCGAGATGGTCGTCGCTGGCCGTATGCACGACCATCGCTTCCCGCCGCTGCTCCCGCAGCAGAGACACGACGCGCCACAGGTACTCGGTGTAAAAAGGATTGTAAAAGCCGCCGACGATAACCGCGATGATGCCCGAGCGGCCGGTTTGCAGAATGGCGGGCAACGCGTTCGGCCGATAGTGCAGGGCTTCGGCGGCCTTCAGCACTTTTTCGCGCACGCTTTCGGATACCGCGGCGCCGGGCGTGAATACGCGCGACACACTCGACTGCGATACGCCCGCCAGACGCGCGACCGCGGTCGAGGAAGGCTGCGCGACGGGCTCGGCCTGGCGCGAGATCGGGTTGGGGCGGCTTCTGGACATGAACCGATCGTAGCAGAAGCCTCCGCGCCCACGCGGCAGCACGCGGCGCGAAAAATCTGGAAGGCGTTTGTCAGGATCGTCGCTTGCATAGCTATGCAGACACGGACGCAGGGCTCGCTGCCTGGACGCTCGCTCGCTTCACGCGGCCGTGCAATCGTTCAAAAAAAACGCGCGAGTGGCCAGCCATGGCCCTCGCGTTTTTGCGTGCCGCATTCCTCCCGGGTGAACGGCACGACCACACGTAAAAAGGACAATGATGAGTACGTCGGAAAGTGCCCTCGCGCGATGGGGCAGGCTGTTGCTCGCGCTCGTGCTGGCCGTCTTCGGTCTTTGCATGGTCATAGGCGGGGTCTGGCTGATCGCGCTCGGCGGGAACTGGTATTACGCCATCGCGGGGGTGTTGAGCATCGGCAGTGCGATCGGGTTGTTCCGGCGCAGCCGTGCCGCCGCCACGTGGTTCGCGGTGCTGTTCGTGATCACGCTCGCATGGACGATCTGGGAGTCGGGTACCGACTACTGGGGCTGGGTGCCGCGCTTCGCCTTGATGATGCTCTTCGCGATCGCCTTCTCGTTCCTGTTGCCGTCATTGCGGCCGGACCTCTCGCGCAAGCTGACCGGTGGTATTTCGGCGGTGCTCGTGCTCGGGTTCGTCGTGGCGATCGGGCTGGCCTTCGTGCCGTATCACGTGACGACGGCGAGCGACGTGCCCGTGAGCCAGGGCGATCCCTTCGCCGCCGACACCGGCAGCAGCGTGGCGGCCGGCATTCCCGGCACGGACTGGCCGTCCTATGGCGGCGATCAGGCCGCGCAGCGCTTTTCGTCGGCGACGCAAATCACGCCGGCCAACGTCAAGGACCTGCGCGTGGCGTGGACGGCGCGAGCGGGCGAGACGCCTTCGGGCGCGAAGTGGGGGAACCAGAACACGCCGCTGAAGATCGGCAATACGCTGTACGTGTGCGCGTTCCTCAACAAGGTCGTGGCGCTCGACGCCGCCACGGGCAGCCAGAAGTGGGTGTTCGATCCGCACGTCAACCCCGACGCCATTCCCTACACGCCGTCGTGCCGCTCGCTTGCGTATTACGCCGATCCGGCCGCGAACGCGCAAACGCCGGCGCCTGCGTCGTCGGGTGACTCGAATCCGGCTGCCGCCGCCGCCTGTTCGCGCCGTATCGTCCTGGGCACGCTCGACGGCCGCGTGATCGAGATCGACGCGAACACGGGCAAGCGATGCGCCGACTTCGGCAATCACGGCGAGGTGTCGATCCTCGAAGACATGGGCAAGACCTACAAGGGTTACGTGGCCATTTCCTCGGGACCGGTGGTGGTGCGCGACACGATCGTGGTGGGTCACGAAGTGGTCGACGGCCAGCGTGCGTTCGGGCCGCCGGGCGTGGTCAAGGCCTATAACGTGAAGACGGGCGCCCTCAAATGGGCCTGGGATGCGGCCACGCCCTACGACCCGAAGCCGCGCCACGGCGACAATGCCTACAAGCGCGGCTCGCCCGACGTGTGGACGTCGTTCACCGGCGACGACAAGCTCGGTCTCGTATATCTGCCGGTCGCCAATGCCTCGGGCGACTATTACTCGTCCACGCGCACGCCCGAAGAACTGAAGTTCTCGCCTTCGCTCACCGCGCTCGATGTGGAAACGGGCATGCCGCGCTGGTCCTTCCAGAACGCGCACAACGATGTCTGGGACTACGATCCGGGTTCGCCGCCCACGCTCTACGACTACAAGGCGCCCGACGGCAAGATCGTGCCGGCCATTCTGTTCCCCACCAAAAACGCCCAGATGTACGTGCTCAATCGCGCGACGGGCAAACCGCTGTTCGGCGTGCAGGAACGTCCGGCGCCGCAAGGCGGGATCGAACCGGCGGCGCGCGCGAAGACGCAGCCGTATTCGCTGTTCAACTCGTATGCGAAGCCGGACTTGAAGCCGGAGAACACCTGGGGCTTGACGCCGCTGGATCAGCTCTATTGCCGTATCCAGTTCCAGCAGGCCGACTATCGCGGCAGCTATACGCCGCCGCGCCTGGACAAGCCGATCATCGACTATCCCGGCTATAACGGCGGTTCGGATTGGGGCGGCGTGTCGTTCGATCCCACGCGCGGTCTTGTCGTCATCAACTACAACGACATGCCGAACTACACGCGCCTCGTCTCGCGCAAGCAGGCCGACAAACTGGGATGGCATGCGCTGGACGTGGTGAGCGACCCGAACGCGAAAGCGTCGCAAGCCGAAGGTCAGGGCGATCCGCAAGCGGGCCTGCCGATCGCGGTGGACGTCAACGCCGGCTGGCAATTGCCGTTCACGGGCATGCTGTGCAAGGAACCGCCCTACGGCGGCATTCGCGCGGTCGACGTGCGCACGGGCCGAACGGTGTGGGATCGTCCGCTGGGCACGGCACGCGAGAACGGCCCCTTCGGCCTGCCGACCGGCCTGCCGATCAACATCGGTACGCCCAATAACGGCGGCTCGGTCGTCACGCAGTCCGGGCTGGTGTTCATCGCGGCGGCCACGGACGACCTGATCCGCGCTATCGACATCAACACGGGCAAGACCGTCTGGTCGGCGCCGCTGCCCGCGGGCGGCCAGGCCAATCCGATGGTCTACGAAGAAGGCGGCCGCGAGTTCGTGGTGATCGAAGCCACGGGCCACCACTTCATGCATACGCCGAAGGGCAACTACGTGGTGGCCTACGCGCTGCCGCAATCCTGATGCGTTAGCGCGCGCTGACTCGAGCGCGAAGCGCCGCCGCGAGCCCGGTTTTTTACGCGGCGGCGCGCCCCGTCAATCTCACTCGCGAGACCCCGCCGTCCGGCGGGATGCGAAAGCGCATGGGCGTGACCGGCGCGCCGTGTTCGCGCTGTGGTCTGCCTTCCCATGGTTTTCGCCGCGATGTCGCGCAGGTTCCGCGCTGCCGACCATCAACGCAGGAAAAGGCAGCGAACGGGGTAAACCCGCCAGTTTCGGAAACAACTTGCAAAGTGGAAAACATTTCCATATTCTAGGTTCCATGCCGGAATCGTCGGGTGATGTGAGATTTCCCCTGCAATGGTTCCGATAACCGTGTCCCACCGGATCAGCCGCATGAGCGCCGTCCTGCAACGCAGTTTCCGTATTCTCGAAGAACTGGCCACCGCGCCGGAAGGCAAGACGCTCACGGAACTCGTGGGCGAACTGGGCTTGCCGCTGAGCGCCACGCACCGGCTGCTCAGCGATCTCATCGAACTCGGTCTCGTACACAAAGACGAACGGCGCGGCGAGTTTTCACTGACGATGAAAATTCCCTCGCTGGGCCTCAAATTCCTCAGCGCGGGCGGCGTGGTGGATATCGCGCAGCCCATTCTGGAGCGGCTCGCGGCGGCGTCGGGAGAATTGGTGCGCCTCGCCATTGTGGAGAACGAAACGCTCATCTACGTGGCCAAGGCGCAGGGCGCGAAGCAGGGCTTGCGCTACGACCCGGAAATGGGCCGCCCCGTCACACTCTCGTGCAGCGCGGCCGGCATGATCTGGCTCGCGGGCAAAACCGACGAAGAAGCCATGCGCCTCGTGTCGCAACAAGGCTTCGGCACGCCCGCCGAATTCGGCCCGCGCGCGCCCACCACCTTCAAGGCGTTGATGCCGCTCGTCGAAGCCGCGCGTGAGCACGGTTACGCCACCACCCAGGACATGTTTCTGCCCGCCATGAGTTCGATGGCGACGCCCGTGCTCGCGCCCAACGGCGAGGTGCGCGCGATCCTCATTATCGCCGGGCCCATGTCGCGTTTGAGCGAGGATCGCATGCAGGCGCTCGTGCCCGCACTCAAGGCTACAGCGGAAGAACTCGCCGAAGCGAGTGCGGTTTCGCCCATGTTCAGGAGGCCGTTGGCGCAGGAACATAGCGGCGGCAGCGAGGCAAAAACCACGCGTACGGCGTGAGCGGCGCGGCAAGACGCTGAGCGCTGCTTCGCGCGAAAGAGCGTGTTGATTGAATCATTAGTATCACGAATGTTTAGCTATACGAAATAAAATCCACATCACGAGGAGACCTTCATGCAAACCGCTACGCCCGAGCGCTCGTCGCTTGCCATGGCCAACCGCGCCGTGAGCGCCGCCACATTGGGAACGGCGCTCGAATGGTTCGATTTCACGCTGTACGGCGCGGTTGCCGCCACCATCCTGCCCAAGCTGTTTTTCCCCGCGCTCGACCCAACCTCGGCGATCCTCGCTTCGCTCGCGACCTTCAGCGTGGGACTCGCGGCGCGACCGCTCGGTGCGATCATCTGCGGCCATCTCGGCGACAAGGTGGGGCGGCGCAACCTGATGCTCGGCACGGTTTCGGTCATGGGCATCACGTCCGTGCTAATGGGGCTCTTGCCCACCTATGCGCAAATCGGCGTGTTCGCGCCGCTGTTGCTGGTGATTCTGCGCATCGTGCAGGGCTTCGCGCTGGGCGGCGAATCCACGGGCGGGCAGTTGATGGCGCTCGAACACGCGCCCGCCGACCGGCGTGGCAAGTACTCGGGCTTGATCGGCATGTGCGCCCCGTTGAGCCAGATCGTGGCCAACGCGGTACTGTTGACGCTATCCGCCACGATGAGCGCGCAGGCTTTCCTGAGCTACGGTTGGCGTATCCCCTTCGTGGCGAGCGTGGTGCTCGTGCTGGTGGGCATCTACATTCGAGTCCGCGTGAGCGAAACACCCGCGTTCGTGGAGATGAAGCGCTCGGCCATCGCGCAGAAGGGCCGGCCGTTGCACGACGCATTTCGTCTGCACTACAAAACGATTCTGCGCATGATGCTGTTTTTCTGTGGCCCCACGGCGCTGTTCTATCTGGCCGTGGTGTTCACGCTGAGCTATCTGACCAACACGCTCGGCGTGCCGAAGCAAACCAGCTTCATTCTGCTGATGATCGCCAATGCCTGTGCCATCGTCGGCTCGATCGTGGGCGGCCTGGTGAGCGACCGGGTGGGACGCAAACGCGCGCTGCTGTTTGCCTCGGCGGCGACCTTCGTCATCATGCTTTGCTACTTTCCGATGCTCGGCACCAAAAGCTTCGCGGTGATGGCGCTCGCCATGGGCCTCTTCATGGGCTTCACGCAGGTGCAGACCGGCATCCAGCCCGTGGCCTTCGCCGAGGTATTTCCGACCAATGTGCGTTACTCGGCTTCGGCACTCGCGTTCACTGGCGCGAGCCTGTTCGCGGGCGGCCCGATCCCCGTGGTCGCGACGTGGCTCATCAAGCTCGGCAATGGCTCGCCGTGGGGCCTCGTCGCACTGTGCGGCGCGCTCAACCTGCTGTCGTTCGCGATGATCGCGATCGGGCCGGAGACCGCGGGTATCGACATGAATCGCCTCGACAGCGTGGAAGACGTCACGGGCCAAAGCGACGCGCTCGCACGCGGGGCATCGGCATGAACGCGGCGCACGACGCAGTGGCGGCCACGCTGCCAACGATGCAAGCCAAAGGGGCGGGTTTGCTCGCGATCTGGAGCACGGTCACGCGCGAGTTCGAAACCGACTATCTGCACTGGCTTACGCGCGAGCATATTTTCGAGCGCGTGGGCGTGCCGGGTTTCCGCTCGGGGCGCGCATACCGGCGCGCCATCGTGAGCGGCGTGAATGGTGCGGATGCCGCGGAATTCGCGATCGTCTACGAACTCGATCATGCCGATGTGATGTCGAGCGAAGCTTATCGCGCGCGGCTCGACGAGCCCACACCCTGGACGCAGCGCATCATGCCGAAGCTCGGCGGCTTCCGGCGCGGCGGCGGCAGCGTGGTGGCACGCGCGGGTAACACGGCGGCGTTCGGCGCGCGCCTCGGCGTGCTGCGATTCGCCGAGGCGCTGCCCGCGTGCTGCGAAGGCGAGACGGCGCAGCCGCGGCTCGACGCGATCGCGGCCGTGGATCGCGTGACGGGCGTCACGCTCATGCGGGTGGCATCGGACGCGACCGGCATCGTCACGCGCGAGAAGTCGATGCGCAACGGCGAGGAGGGCGCCTTCGCGGGTGCAATGCTGATCGAGTCGCTCGATCAAACGTCGATGCATGCGGCGATCGAAGTGGCCGCGCAGATCGGCGTGGCTGCGGAGGACTTCGGGGTGTACGAGCTGGTGTTTGCGTTCGACCGGCACTGAGGGACCATGCGCGCGGGTTGTCGCCAGCGGAGCGCACGGCCATTAAAGGCGAACGCGGGCGGCACATCGTCGGCGCATCGAAATGGGTGATCGCGGCATCAGGAAAGCGAACCTCACGCCAATTGCCGCAAGCGGATCGATTGGGTCGTATCGCGCGGAGATCGAGCCAAACGGGTCGACGGGAGCCGGTCTTTTCACGACGGTTGCGGAAGAGCAGATTGGCGATGTCGTTGAAGGGCAACTCGAGTTGTTTGTCGGCGGCCAATTGTTGCTGCTCAACGCCGGCGACAGTTTTGTCTACCACGCAAACCGGATGGAAGCGTGAAATCACCCGGAATTGGCATCCTCGGCCGAATGGGCAGGCTGGCAACGGCAGTCGTAAGTCGAGTGGCCCCAGTGGGAAAGCCGTGAAGTCTTTCCTATGCCGGGGTTGAAAGCGTTAGTGGGATCGAGGTTCTGATAGAACTGTCTAAGACTCGCCTTGGCTTCGTAAAGGTGCCCAACATTGTGCTCGGCGGGATACTCTGCACCGCGCGAAGCCAGTAGCGTCAGAATGTCGTCCTTGATCCGGTCGCAATCGGCGCCTTTCTTGACCAGATACTCCTGATGCAGGACATGACAAAAGAAGTGACCGCAGTACATCGTCAGTTCGATGCGCTCTGCGATCTGCGGCGGCAGTCGTTCGAACCAGTCCGTGGCATTGCGCGGCAGCGCGATGTCGAGCGCCACGATGTCTTCCACGGTTTTGGGGTGAACCGCCCGATAGCGAACCATGGCGCCGCCAATCACAAAGCGATTGAGAAACGCCGCCGCGCCTTCCTCCGGCGTGCACTCGAAATAATCGCCACTCGCGGATGGGAAACGCGACGCCAGATACGCTCGCGCCTCACTCACGCCGTCGTTACCCATCTTGAGCAACAAATGATGCTCGAAGCGGTCGCGGTAGTCGATCAACCGGCGTGGCAAATGCGCGGGAAGCAGCCGGCTCACGCCCTGGAGTAACCGGTCGCTGATCGCATTGCCAAGGCCAAATTTTTTCGTGAAGCCGTCGAACGCGCTTTTGAGCGCGAAGGCGCGAGGCACCTTATCGGTTCCGAATGCCTGAATGTAGCGATACATATCCTTGCCGTAGCGGCGGCTGATATCGAATGCCCCACGATGCATGTACTCGCCCGCAATCGGCAGGTTTCGAAAGCCGCTCAGCACGTCGCGGCGCAGCGTTTCGAGTTCGGCCGGGTCGTTGCTGCCAATGTAAAACACCTGAGTCTGTTTGTCGGCCGCGAAAGTATCGAGCCGCAACGCGAACACTGCGACGTGACCGGCGGAGCCCGATGCTTCATAGAGCCGCCGTGGATCGGCGTTGAAACGCGCGGGCGTGGATGCGGAAATGTCTCGCACGTGCGTGCTGTATTCCTGGTCGGACGCGAGCAGTCCATTCGCGGCGGGAATATCCCCGGGTAGTTCGCCTGCATCCAGGCGACCGAGTATGGCTTCGGCGGAGTCGCCCAGATCGATTCCCAGGTGGTTGACGAGTTTCAGTTCGCCCTGTGCGGTAATGCGCGCATGGATCGATAGCTGAGTAAACGCCGGCCCGCGGCGAATCATCGAGCCGCCCGAATTGTTGCAGATACCGCCGGTGACCGAAGCGCCGATACAACTCGAGCCGAGCACCGAGTGCGGCTCGCGATCGAGCGGTTGCAGGCGCCTTTCCAGTTGATCGAGCGTCACGCCCGGTTGGCAGATCACCTGTTCGCCGTTGCGGATCAGGTCCAGCCGCCGCAGACGCATGCCGTTGATCACCACGACGGGACGGTCATAGCCATCCGCAACGGGTGTCGAGCCACCTGTCAGCCCGGTATTCGCGGCCTGACAAATGACGATGACATTGGCGCGATGGCACGCTTGTAACGCGCGCCACATCTCCATGAGCGTACCGGGCTGGACGGCGGCGAGAATCGTGCCGCCGCCATAGCGATAACCCCGCTGAAAACGACGTGTCCTCGCGGCTCCGGTAAAGACGAACCGTTTGCCGACGATACCGGCTAGCAAGGGGATGAGGTCATCATGCATGTTGACGGCTCCGCGGCGCGATGTAAGTCAACTCGAGTCAGCTCGTTACGCGTGACAGGCTATTCGCACTCTGCGTCTCCTGTTCCGAAATGATGGGCTGACGGACATAAAAATGATACGCGACCGCGCCGAGCACCGACACCACCGCCGAGGAAAGAAAAACCAGCGTAAACGAGTGCGTTGCGTCCACCAGCATGCCCGCCACGAGCGGCGACAAGGTCGCGCCGAGAAAGCCGCCGAAGTTCTGCACCGAAGCGGCCGACGCAACGGTGGAAGGCGCCGTTACCTCGGCCGGCAGCGACCAGGCATGCGCGACGACCGCGCCATTGAATCCCAGCGCGAAAGCCATCAGAACGACGGCCACGGGCAGTCCGGCGGCCTGACCGAACATGGCGTTGAAGGGCAGCAGCGCCAGTACCCCGGCTTGCAGCAGAAGCGCGACAACGATCGTAACGCGCTTGGCTTTCAGCGTGCTCCAGCAGGGGCGCCCGGCGAGTTTGCCGGAAACGACGCCGCTCGCGATATCG from Paraburkholderia acidisoli carries:
- a CDS encoding aldehyde dehydrogenase family protein, giving the protein MTSIAVRNPRTGEFDYEIENMDAGQTGAAISAARAAQHAWAQGGLPHRTAALLAWADELEKNGAAIVEALSVDTARHRISHEELGAVIHFIHGFCQHAPDVLATPFRKLDAHPDVVFKITYAAYPVVGVISPWNFPLVLSFIDAIPALVAGAAVVIKPSEVTPRFIEPLRRSIAAIPALANIITLVTGGAETGAAIVAQADAVVFTGSVPTGQKIATAAAQAFIPAFLELGGKDAAVVLAGSDVKRAATSILRSALYNSGQVCYAIERVYAHDSLYDALVEELRTQAGAMRRSLAAGDGGHYGPMIFERQAQIIDAQLQDALDKGASIVLGGKSDAVDGAVWIDPTIVTNVDHTMTIMTEETFGPIVPVMRFTDDLEAERLMNDSNFGLSGAVFGPDTHTAGDFATKMEAGGVSINDTELPRVMMFDGEKTAFKKSGMGGSRYGATSIMRYVRKRALLANEGEVASLDKLAETTGA
- a CDS encoding MFS transporter; translated protein: MQTATPERSSLAMANRAVSAATLGTALEWFDFTLYGAVAATILPKLFFPALDPTSAILASLATFSVGLAARPLGAIICGHLGDKVGRRNLMLGTVSVMGITSVLMGLLPTYAQIGVFAPLLLVILRIVQGFALGGESTGGQLMALEHAPADRRGKYSGLIGMCAPLSQIVANAVLLTLSATMSAQAFLSYGWRIPFVASVVLVLVGIYIRVRVSETPAFVEMKRSAIAQKGRPLHDAFRLHYKTILRMMLFFCGPTALFYLAVVFTLSYLTNTLGVPKQTSFILLMIANACAIVGSIVGGLVSDRVGRKRALLFASAATFVIMLCYFPMLGTKSFAVMALAMGLFMGFTQVQTGIQPVAFAEVFPTNVRYSASALAFTGASLFAGGPIPVVATWLIKLGNGSPWGLVALCGALNLLSFAMIAIGPETAGIDMNRLDSVEDVTGQSDALARGASA
- a CDS encoding IclR family transcriptional regulator, which encodes MSAVLQRSFRILEELATAPEGKTLTELVGELGLPLSATHRLLSDLIELGLVHKDERRGEFSLTMKIPSLGLKFLSAGGVVDIAQPILERLAAASGELVRLAIVENETLIYVAKAQGAKQGLRYDPEMGRPVTLSCSAAGMIWLAGKTDEEAMRLVSQQGFGTPAEFGPRAPTTFKALMPLVEAAREHGYATTQDMFLPAMSSMATPVLAPNGEVRAILIIAGPMSRLSEDRMQALVPALKATAEELAEASAVSPMFRRPLAQEHSGGSEAKTTRTA
- the dld gene encoding D-lactate dehydrogenase, giving the protein MHDDLIPLLAGIVGKRFVFTGAARTRRFQRGYRYGGGTILAAVQPGTLMEMWRALQACHRANVIVICQAANTGLTGGSTPVADGYDRPVVVINGMRLRRLDLIRNGEQVICQPGVTLDQLERRLQPLDREPHSVLGSSCIGASVTGGICNNSGGSMIRRGPAFTQLSIHARITAQGELKLVNHLGIDLGDSAEAILGRLDAGELPGDIPAANGLLASDQEYSTHVRDISASTPARFNADPRRLYEASGSAGHVAVFALRLDTFAADKQTQVFYIGSNDPAELETLRRDVLSGFRNLPIAGEYMHRGAFDISRRYGKDMYRYIQAFGTDKVPRAFALKSAFDGFTKKFGLGNAISDRLLQGVSRLLPAHLPRRLIDYRDRFEHHLLLKMGNDGVSEARAYLASRFPSASGDYFECTPEEGAAAFLNRFVIGGAMVRYRAVHPKTVEDIVALDIALPRNATDWFERLPPQIAERIELTMYCGHFFCHVLHQEYLVKKGADCDRIKDDILTLLASRGAEYPAEHNVGHLYEAKASLRQFYQNLDPTNAFNPGIGKTSRLSHWGHSTYDCRCQPAHSAEDANSG
- a CDS encoding LacI family DNA-binding transcriptional regulator codes for the protein MSRSRPNPISRQAEPVAQPSSTAVARLAGVSQSSVSRVFTPGAAVSESVREKVLKAAEALHYRPNALPAILQTGRSGIIAVIVGGFYNPFYTEYLWRVVSLLREQRREAMVVHTASDDHLDEIVGDLSRYRIDGVISTLSIRSRQVATQLEAFKIPVVAMNSRAIGTVRCISSGNLKAGAMAADVLHRAGCRRMAYLAGRDIPVQSDRQKGFVNRLRALGLPEPEIVGAGFNYEDGHAAATRLLSARGRKPDGIFCVNDLVAIGALDAIRGDFGLSVPDDIQVIGFDDVPMAAWKSADLTTFHQDMDALAAGSVALLSGDTPARPVVVPTRLVLRGTTRRPETGGTAAA
- a CDS encoding cupin domain-containing protein gives rise to the protein MGDRGIRKANLTPIAASGSIGSYRAEIEPNGSTGAGLFTTVAEEQIGDVVEGQLELFVGGQLLLLNAGDSFVYHANRMEA
- a CDS encoding membrane-bound PQQ-dependent dehydrogenase, glucose/quinate/shikimate family, producing the protein MMSTSESALARWGRLLLALVLAVFGLCMVIGGVWLIALGGNWYYAIAGVLSIGSAIGLFRRSRAAATWFAVLFVITLAWTIWESGTDYWGWVPRFALMMLFAIAFSFLLPSLRPDLSRKLTGGISAVLVLGFVVAIGLAFVPYHVTTASDVPVSQGDPFAADTGSSVAAGIPGTDWPSYGGDQAAQRFSSATQITPANVKDLRVAWTARAGETPSGAKWGNQNTPLKIGNTLYVCAFLNKVVALDAATGSQKWVFDPHVNPDAIPYTPSCRSLAYYADPAANAQTPAPASSGDSNPAAAAACSRRIVLGTLDGRVIEIDANTGKRCADFGNHGEVSILEDMGKTYKGYVAISSGPVVVRDTIVVGHEVVDGQRAFGPPGVVKAYNVKTGALKWAWDAATPYDPKPRHGDNAYKRGSPDVWTSFTGDDKLGLVYLPVANASGDYYSSTRTPEELKFSPSLTALDVETGMPRWSFQNAHNDVWDYDPGSPPTLYDYKAPDGKIVPAILFPTKNAQMYVLNRATGKPLFGVQERPAPQGGIEPAARAKTQPYSLFNSYAKPDLKPENTWGLTPLDQLYCRIQFQQADYRGSYTPPRLDKPIIDYPGYNGGSDWGGVSFDPTRGLVVINYNDMPNYTRLVSRKQADKLGWHALDVVSDPNAKASQAEGQGDPQAGLPIAVDVNAGWQLPFTGMLCKEPPYGGIRAVDVRTGRTVWDRPLGTARENGPFGLPTGLPINIGTPNNGGSVVTQSGLVFIAAATDDLIRAIDINTGKTVWSAPLPAGGQANPMVYEEGGREFVVIEATGHHFMHTPKGNYVVAYALPQS